A window of the Mesotoga prima MesG1.Ag.4.2 genome harbors these coding sequences:
- a CDS encoding ROK family transcriptional regulator → MITKPGDLREKNMGRVIQLLLANPDISRVEIARKTELTKTTISAILAALLDLNIVEETPGLKTGLVGKTPIPMRVRGDAAVAIGVNLARGSTSGVVMTASGELLESVSKEVSNLTRADATAHLFEVVQRLLNKCFRNGIDVDAIGIGVPSPLDKEKGVIYAPYGLSDWKDFPVGEITREKFGLPVFLVNDADGAAFGMKCFGKCRDIRSFISMYFDEGVGAGIILNDEIYGGSSGYSGQISYALIKSFCNGQVENSRFSLDTVVSDLNKEIGVSCGKIDDFLDRRFNGGQKMNSVLSRVGDELGRIAALVSNIVGPEAVVVNGRLLDFGKVFFSALKDSFESNLFSRGSVQLIKGFTNQFRAFSTGAASYAIFSYLMDKVLSN, encoded by the coding sequence GTGATAACGAAGCCCGGTGATCTTAGGGAAAAGAACATGGGAAGAGTGATACAGCTTCTGCTCGCAAATCCGGATATTTCAAGAGTTGAAATCGCGAGGAAAACCGAACTCACCAAGACAACAATTTCTGCCATACTTGCCGCGCTTCTGGATCTGAATATTGTCGAAGAAACCCCCGGGTTGAAGACGGGTCTAGTTGGCAAAACACCTATCCCTATGAGAGTTAGGGGCGATGCTGCAGTAGCTATCGGAGTGAATCTTGCAAGGGGAAGCACGTCTGGAGTGGTCATGACAGCAAGTGGTGAGCTTCTCGAATCGGTGAGCAAAGAAGTCTCTAACCTGACTAGAGCAGATGCTACTGCCCATCTCTTTGAAGTCGTTCAGAGGTTGCTGAACAAATGTTTCAGAAATGGCATCGATGTCGATGCCATTGGTATTGGAGTTCCCTCTCCTCTGGACAAAGAGAAAGGTGTGATTTACGCCCCCTACGGTTTGAGCGACTGGAAGGATTTCCCGGTGGGAGAGATTACCCGCGAAAAGTTTGGTCTGCCCGTGTTTCTCGTCAATGATGCCGATGGCGCAGCCTTCGGAATGAAATGCTTTGGAAAATGCAGAGATATCAGATCGTTCATCAGTATGTATTTTGATGAAGGTGTTGGCGCAGGGATCATATTGAACGACGAGATCTACGGCGGAAGCTCCGGATATTCCGGTCAGATCAGTTACGCTCTTATCAAGAGCTTCTGCAACGGCCAAGTTGAGAATAGCCGGTTTAGTCTGGATACGGTTGTCAGTGACTTGAACAAGGAAATCGGAGTCAGCTGCGGGAAAATCGATGATTTCTTGGACAGGAGATTCAACGGTGGGCAAAAAATGAATTCTGTACTGAGTAGAGTGGGTGACGAACTCGGTCGTATCGCAGCTCTTGTTTCAAACATTGTAGGTCCCGAAGCAGTTGTAGTCAATGGGCGGCTTCTAGATTTTGGAAAAGTTTTCTTCTCGGCGCTAAAGGATTCGTTTGAATCTAACCTTTTTTCGAGGGGCAGTGTTCAACTCATAAAAGGTTTTACGAATCAGTTTCGAGCATTCTCTACGGGGGCTGCGAGTTATGCGATTTTCAGTTACTTGATGGATAAAGTGCTTTCAAACTAG
- a CDS encoding carbohydrate ABC transporter permease translates to MRKNFWKFFIMMIPAFILLIVFTYTPIIRGGVMAFQRYNMFDLSDTGFIGFGNFKAIITDRNFDFVRILINTLVWVFFSLIFQFGLGFGLALLMRKPFKGRGIYSSLVFYPWAVSGFAIGLIWAWMFNGQFGIINDILVRVGIISNPIGFLSDPKFAMMSVIIANVWYGIPYFAIMLLAALQSVPNELYEASRIDGANRFKQLFKITIPYIRPTIVSTVLLRTMWIMNFPEIIYGMTGGGPANSTQILATHMINRIYQFYDYGQGAAIGFIIMSMLLLYAIVFLNISSRKEVTV, encoded by the coding sequence TTGAGAAAGAATTTCTGGAAGTTTTTCATAATGATGATTCCGGCTTTCATCCTTCTTATAGTCTTTACTTACACACCTATTATCCGTGGCGGGGTTATGGCGTTTCAGCGCTATAACATGTTTGACCTCTCTGATACTGGATTCATTGGGTTTGGTAACTTCAAAGCGATCATAACCGACAGAAATTTCGATTTCGTAAGAATACTGATCAACACACTTGTCTGGGTCTTTTTCTCTTTGATTTTCCAGTTCGGCCTTGGCTTCGGACTGGCACTACTAATGAGAAAACCCTTTAAGGGGAGAGGAATCTACTCGTCTCTCGTTTTCTATCCATGGGCGGTGTCGGGATTTGCCATAGGTCTCATTTGGGCGTGGATGTTCAACGGTCAGTTTGGGATAATCAATGACATTCTGGTAAGAGTTGGGATTATTAGTAACCCAATAGGTTTTCTGTCAGATCCTAAGTTTGCCATGATGTCGGTGATCATCGCAAATGTTTGGTACGGAATTCCTTACTTCGCAATCATGTTGCTTGCCGCACTCCAGTCCGTTCCGAATGAGCTGTATGAGGCTTCGAGAATAGATGGGGCAAATAGGTTTAAGCAGTTGTTCAAGATCACGATACCGTACATTAGGCCGACAATCGTTAGCACGGTCCTGCTCAGGACGATGTGGATAATGAATTTCCCGGAGATAATCTATGGAATGACCGGCGGTGGGCCGGCCAATTCAACTCAGATACTGGCGACACACATGATAAACAGAATCTATCAGTTCTATGACTACGGTCAGGGAGCCGCGATAGGATTCATAATCATGTCCATGTTGTTACTGTATGCGATTGTTTTCCTGAATATCTCCTCCCGTAAGGAGGTAACTGTATGA
- a CDS encoding ABC transporter substrate-binding protein, protein MKRKVVLSLLLVVLIGVSSFGVVTLNFIEVLTSPARTQVIKEIIADFEAKNPDIKINLISPPYEQADQRATLMLNTNQPLDIIEVRDYTVKQFVNNGKLENLESYLAGWEHNDTLTFVANQAARTVDNTAFIVPQFFFIKGLFVRTDILEKLGVSYIPKTMSELVELCIDITDPEKNQYGFGFRGKSWEFKFSDLIATSFLSDIDATNIYKTKSGEAYFDDPRAIEGIKMYVRLFEGGVPADGINWGFNEQVNAFVSGITPFLIQDPDTVALVDEMLGREYYTVVPIPVGPSGKAYMDYGFSGLGIPSYSKHKEQAWEFIKYISSPEVNAYFSKSYGPLPIHSSTYENDPYFSSGVYTAWSYMMSHPEKYIFASYPLDSEKWPGWPEIHQQDMQSLLLGDTTVEAVAAKWAEYWED, encoded by the coding sequence GTGAAAAGGAAAGTAGTTCTTTCGCTGTTACTGGTAGTGCTTATCGGAGTCTCCTCGTTTGGCGTAGTTACTCTGAACTTCATCGAGGTTCTCACCAGTCCTGCAAGAACACAGGTAATCAAGGAGATAATTGCAGATTTCGAGGCTAAGAACCCTGATATCAAGATCAACCTGATATCTCCTCCATACGAGCAGGCGGACCAAAGGGCAACTCTTATGCTCAACACGAACCAGCCACTCGACATTATCGAAGTCAGGGATTATACGGTGAAACAGTTCGTCAACAACGGAAAGCTAGAGAATCTCGAGAGCTACCTTGCCGGTTGGGAGCACAATGATACTCTTACCTTTGTCGCCAATCAGGCCGCAAGAACCGTCGATAACACGGCATTCATTGTTCCTCAGTTTTTCTTCATCAAGGGTTTATTCGTAAGAACCGATATTCTGGAGAAACTAGGCGTAAGTTACATTCCAAAGACTATGAGCGAGCTTGTTGAGCTATGTATCGACATCACTGATCCCGAAAAGAACCAGTATGGATTCGGGTTCAGAGGAAAATCATGGGAGTTTAAATTCTCAGATCTTATAGCCACTTCTTTCCTAAGCGACATCGATGCAACCAATATTTATAAGACGAAATCCGGAGAAGCCTATTTCGATGACCCCAGAGCCATCGAGGGTATTAAAATGTATGTGAGGCTTTTCGAGGGTGGAGTCCCTGCAGACGGAATCAACTGGGGATTCAACGAACAGGTGAATGCCTTTGTATCGGGTATCACTCCGTTCCTCATTCAGGATCCGGATACGGTCGCCCTTGTGGATGAGATGCTCGGTAGAGAGTATTACACTGTGGTACCCATCCCGGTAGGTCCCTCCGGCAAGGCCTATATGGACTACGGATTCAGCGGACTCGGAATACCCTCATATTCCAAGCACAAAGAACAGGCATGGGAGTTCATAAAGTATATTTCGAGCCCCGAGGTAAACGCATACTTCAGCAAGAGTTACGGTCCGCTTCCAATCCATTCTTCCACATATGAGAATGATCCATACTTCAGTTCCGGCGTCTATACGGCATGGAGTTACATGATGAGTCACCCGGAGAAGTACATCTTCGCGTCCTATCCTCTTGACTCCGAAAAGTGGCCGGGTTGGCCGGAGATTCACCAGCAGGACATGCAATCTCTGCTCCTCGGTGATACCACAGTCGAAGCCGTTGCCGCAAAGTGGGCCGAGTACTGGGAAGACTGA
- a CDS encoding type II secretion system protein, whose amino-acid sequence MCSRRRGFSVIEMLIVLAVLAGLIAVIAPIGVNTLRKSQAVSVAKDLKTLSSVFSSKIYLDGGVPVVIGELGRNVDGRSFGAAWKKNDDGEYNYFVFTNRSVDFETVSDVLVDSRQGIPFGIDDFTFLDGGLGRESLDSETIYYSLLGENFIAPLTEFGSTFNEISEGLKTLIQEFFVNNGRYPRDWIDKESGKDYRFEDLSLDASFWANSAFGGVVYKPAGKLLRVSPDKGYKFVFNFLGSSEKGELTERLKWDLIYNIGNDSADTGCWYFHSLEGRKIDISTLEIVKLS is encoded by the coding sequence ATGTGCAGTAGAAGACGAGGGTTTTCTGTTATCGAGATGCTTATTGTTCTCGCGGTACTTGCCGGCCTTATCGCTGTCATTGCACCTATAGGGGTTAATACGCTTCGTAAATCACAGGCCGTTTCAGTTGCAAAAGATCTTAAGACGCTTTCTAGTGTTTTTTCAAGTAAGATCTACCTGGATGGGGGAGTGCCCGTAGTTATCGGCGAACTCGGGAGAAATGTTGATGGCCGTTCCTTCGGCGCCGCATGGAAGAAGAACGATGATGGCGAGTACAACTACTTCGTATTCACAAATCGCAGTGTAGACTTCGAGACTGTCTCGGATGTCCTAGTCGATTCAAGACAGGGAATTCCCTTTGGAATAGACGACTTCACTTTTCTTGACGGTGGGTTAGGAAGAGAATCACTTGACTCCGAAACTATTTACTACAGTCTGCTAGGCGAAAATTTCATCGCCCCGCTCACGGAATTCGGATCTACCTTCAATGAAATAAGCGAAGGACTGAAAACTCTAATTCAAGAGTTTTTCGTGAATAACGGACGATACCCCAGAGATTGGATCGATAAAGAGTCCGGCAAAGACTATAGGTTTGAAGATCTCTCGCTTGACGCTTCTTTCTGGGCTAATAGTGCATTTGGTGGCGTTGTTTATAAACCGGCAGGTAAACTTCTCAGAGTCAGTCCAGACAAAGGTTATAAGTTTGTCTTTAACTTTCTGGGATCATCTGAAAAGGGCGAACTTACCGAGAGGCTAAAATGGGACCTGATTTACAACATCGGAAACGACTCCGCAGACACTGGCTGCTGGTATTTTCACAGTCTCGAGGGAAGAAAGATAGATATCTCAACCCTGGAAATAGTGAAGCTCAGCTAA